A genomic region of Jaculus jaculus isolate mJacJac1 chromosome 10, mJacJac1.mat.Y.cur, whole genome shotgun sequence contains the following coding sequences:
- the LOC101609759 gene encoding LOW QUALITY PROTEIN: small glutamine-rich tetratricopeptide repeat-containing protein alpha-like (The sequence of the model RefSeq protein was modified relative to this genomic sequence to represent the inferred CDS: inserted 1 base in 1 codon), whose translation MDSRKRLAYAIIQFLHDQLRHGGLSSDAQESLEVAIQCLETAFGVTVEDSDLALPQTLSEIFEXKEMPHSRRSSDWTPPSEEDSAEAERLKTEGNEQMKLENFEAAVHLYGKAIELNPANAVYFCNRAAAYSKLGNYVGAVQDYERAIGIDPGYSKAYGRMGLALSSLNRHAEAVAYYKKALELDPDNDTYKSNLNITELKLREAPSPTGGMGGLDIVGLLKNPGFMTMASNLMSSPQVQQFMSGMISGTHNPLGTPGSSPSQNDLASLIQAGQQFAQHMQQQNPEVIEQLRSQLHSRTPSTSNEEQQE comes from the exons ATGGACAGCAGGAAGCGTCTGGCTTATGCAATCATCCAGTTTCTACATGACCAGCTGCGGCATGGTGGGCTCTCATCTGATGCACAGGAGAGCCTGGAAGTTGCCATCCAGTGCTTGGAGACTGCATTTGGAGTGACAGTGGAAGACAGTGACCTGGCACTGCCCCAGACCCTGTCGGAAATTTTTG GCAAGGAGATGCCACACAGCCGGAGGAGCTCCGACTGGACGCCACCTTCTGAGGAGGACTCAGCAGAGGCAGAGCGCCTTAAAACTGAAGGCAATGAGCAGATGAAGTTGGAGAACTTCGAGGCAGCTGTGCACTTGTATGGAAAGGCCATAGAGCTCAACCCCGCCAATGCCGTCTATTTCTGTAACAGAGCCGCAGCCTACAGCAAGCTGGGCAACTACGTGGGGGCTGTGCAAGACTATGAGAGGGCCATCGGGATTGACCCAGGCTACAGCAAAGCCTATGGCCGCATGGGCCTGGCGCTGTCCAGCCTGAACAGGCATGCAGAGGCTGTGGCCTACTACAAGAAGGCCCTGGAGCTGGACCCTGACAATGACACGTACAAGTCCAACCTTAACATCACGGAGCTAAAGCTGCGGGAAGCACCGAGTCCTACAGGAGGCATGGGTGGTTTGGACATCGTTGGCCTACTCAAGAACCCAGGCTTCATGACCATGGCCTCGAACCTGATGAGCAGTCCTCAAGTGCAGCAGTTCATGTCAGGCATGATCTCCGGTACCCACAATCCCTTGGGCACACCAGGCAGCAGTCCATCACAGAATGATCTGGCCAGCCTCATACAGGCGGGTCAGCAGTTTGCCCAGCACATGCAGCAGCAGAACCCAGAGGTGATCGAACAACTCAGGAGTCAGCTGCATAGCCGGACACCAAGCACCAGCAACgaggagcagcaagagtga